From Borrelia coriaceae:
TCAGAATTTGAAATCTTAAGTTTAGGATATAACATTAAAGCCTTTAAAGCTATAAGATCCATAGTAGCTTCCTTTTCAGATTCATCTAATAAAAATGTGGAACAACTTAACAAAAATAAAAAAATGAAAAATACACAAGAATCTAAAAATACACGCATATAACAATTTGATTATACTTTCTCACACAAACAAAGTAAATAAAATAGATCTGTTTTGATATAATATATAAAAATTAACCTAAAGGAAATCAAATGAGTTATTATGCATTAAGCAAAACATTTATGTACCTTGGATATATTATTATAGGAATTATATCTTTCACTATTTTTAACAAAAATTTAAGAATCAAGCTCAAGAACAAAATGAAAAAGTTTAATTCTTTATACTACTTAACACTATTTATTCTTTTTATCATGATTTCTAATTTTTCTCATTATTTCTCAGAAAAACAACTATTAGAAGATTTCCAAGCATTCAAAGAAGATTTCATTGAAATACACAAAATTAATTCAACATTTTTACAAAAATATATTTCAAGATTACAAGAACCAATAAAAATGGAAGTAATGTCAAAACTAACACCAATAAATACCATATTTAATGCTAGTTTTGAAAAATATTCAGAAAATATAAACAAACCATTAGATGAGATCGTAAAAAATTATAATGCATATATTAAAGCAATGAACACAGCAATCAAAGACAAAATTGCAGCATTAGAAGAAGAAATTTCGCCAATGTATAACAAATATAAATTACCCAGTGTAGATAATAAAATATCAGACATAAGTGTTGACAAGTATGGCAATATCATTCCAATACTTAAAGACTCAAAAGGTCAAATAACTGACTTACTATTTTACGATCAAAACTATAATTTAGTTCCATTCAAAGAACATCAAAACCACGAAGTCAAATTCGAGATCATTAAAGATGATAATAATTATTTCAAAGAACTACTAAATGTTTATTATATTAATTCAGATAAGATTAAAATTGCCATTGATTATTATAAAAATAATATTGACACGATACCCTATTATATAGACTTAAAAGAAAACAAAAATACTTTTTTAAAAAGTATTAAAATTAAAGACAAATATCAAATATACATTGAAGAAAAACGCAAACTAAAAGCATTAGTAAGCAATGATAACATAGACAAGGTTAAAGTCTTTTTAGCACAAAAGTCAAACAGTTTTTCATTAAATACAATATTTTCTGATGGAAATCCTATATTAATTCATGCAATAAAATCAAAATCCAAGAATATAATAAATTATGCAATGTCAAAAGATTGCAACATCAACTTAACAAATCAAGAAGGCAAAACCGCTCTTCACAATGCCATAATTATCGGATATGACATCAATTTCATCAAATCGCTTATAGAAAAAGGAGCAAATCCATACATACGAGACTTAAATAAAAAGCTACCATTAGATTATGCT
This genomic window contains:
- a CDS encoding ankyrin repeat domain-containing protein yields the protein MKKFNSLYYLTLFILFIMISNFSHYFSEKQLLEDFQAFKEDFIEIHKINSTFLQKYISRLQEPIKMEVMSKLTPINTIFNASFEKYSENINKPLDEIVKNYNAYIKAMNTAIKDKIAALEEEISPMYNKYKLPSVDNKISDISVDKYGNIIPILKDSKGQITDLLFYDQNYNLVPFKEHQNHEVKFEIIKDDNNYFKELLNVYYINSDKIKIAIDYYKNNIDTIPYYIDLKENKNTFLKSIKIKDKYQIYIEEKRKLKALVSNDNIDKVKVFLAQKSNSFSLNTIFSDGNPILIHAIKSKSKNIINYAMSKDCNINLTNQEGKTALHNAIIIGYDINFIKSLIEKGANPYIRDLNKKLPLDYAPKDSEIYNYLTTITT